The Candidatus Polarisedimenticolia bacterium genome has a segment encoding these proteins:
- a CDS encoding DUF4386 domain-containing protein codes for MNAAVMVAGTRETSPRLMARIAGACYLMNCALAPGFYANARCVVPGNAAATATNMLAHEGLYRLGFAGNLVAIAAYVAVTALFYELFRPVNRTVSFLAALFSLVGCALLTVASLFQVAPFVVLGGAQYLSVFAVEQVYALALVLLKLYSQCFGISIVFFGFYCLLIGHLIWKSSFLPRILGAGMALAGLGWLTFLSPPFAQSLSPYMLSGIGEAALTLWLLVAGVNAERWQAQAAASEA; via the coding sequence ATGAACGCAGCCGTAATGGTGGCCGGGACCAGGGAGACATCACCGCGACTCATGGCCAGGATTGCAGGTGCCTGTTACTTGATGAACTGTGCTCTTGCGCCCGGTTTCTACGCCAACGCCAGGTGTGTCGTACCTGGCAACGCCGCGGCGACAGCGACCAACATGCTCGCGCACGAGGGCCTATACCGGCTGGGGTTCGCCGGAAACCTGGTCGCGATCGCGGCCTATGTCGCCGTCACGGCCTTGTTCTACGAGTTGTTCAGGCCGGTGAACAGGACGGTCTCTTTTCTCGCTGCGTTGTTCAGCCTCGTGGGGTGCGCTCTTCTGACTGTTGCTTCCCTCTTTCAAGTCGCTCCCTTCGTTGTCCTGGGAGGCGCACAGTACTTGAGCGTGTTCGCTGTGGAACAGGTGTATGCGCTGGCGCTCGTGCTTCTCAAATTGTACAGTCAGTGCTTCGGCATCAGTATTGTATTCTTCGGATTCTATTGCCTCCTGATCGGCCACCTCATTTGGAAATCCAGCTTCCTGCCTCGAATCCTGGGCGCTGGAATGGCGCTGGCCGGTCTGGGTTGGCTAACCTTTCTGTCGCCGCCGTTCGCTCAATCTCTGTCCCCCTACATGTTATCCGGGATCGGAGAGGCAGCGCTGACTCTGTGGCTCCTGGTGGCCGGCGTGAACGCCGAACGATGGCAAGCGCAGGCCGCTGCATCGGAAGCATAG
- a CDS encoding glycosyltransferase family 2 protein, whose amino-acid sequence MILVELIFLSSLGLLFYIYFGYPLMLMLIGILAPWPVRKGSRFPSVSVVIAAYNEEEIIERKLRNTLELTYPRNRLEIVIASDGSTDRTVSIARRYASQGIRVLDLPRRGKAEALNDGVLAATGEVIVFTDANSMLETESLRALVEDLGDPEVGGVCGNQRYRPADSDDVTGREESLYWQYDKAVKGLESRTGSIIAADGSLYAIRRSLYVPIDDPVVADDMAISTRVVLNGHRLVYEARAVTYEDAPARGRQEFLRKVRITNHSVRALLGLGRDLWLSGFYSIKLLSHKLLRHLAPFWLIVLFSSNVLLLGTHPVCVSTWGCQVLFYVLAFLGWRLRETQPGRSRLLSVPYFFCFVNAAALLGVLSVLIGRSVMAWEPRGGIPAAGDPPTPVRQRMHRAG is encoded by the coding sequence TTGATTCTGGTCGAGTTGATCTTCCTCTCGAGTCTGGGCCTGCTGTTCTACATCTATTTCGGTTATCCCCTGATGCTCATGCTGATCGGCATCCTTGCACCGTGGCCCGTACGAAAAGGCTCTCGATTCCCTTCAGTGAGCGTGGTCATCGCTGCCTACAATGAAGAAGAAATCATCGAGCGAAAGCTGCGCAACACTCTCGAGCTGACCTATCCAAGGAATCGGCTCGAAATCGTGATCGCGTCCGATGGATCGACCGATCGGACCGTGAGCATTGCACGGAGGTACGCCTCCCAGGGGATCCGCGTTCTCGACCTCCCGCGTCGAGGCAAGGCCGAGGCCCTCAACGATGGTGTCTTGGCCGCGACGGGGGAAGTCATCGTCTTCACGGACGCGAACTCGATGCTGGAGACGGAGAGCCTGCGCGCCCTGGTCGAGGATCTTGGCGATCCCGAGGTCGGAGGAGTCTGCGGAAACCAGAGGTATCGGCCTGCAGACAGCGACGATGTGACAGGGCGGGAGGAAAGCCTCTACTGGCAGTACGACAAGGCCGTCAAAGGTCTCGAGAGTCGAACGGGGAGCATTATCGCGGCCGATGGCTCACTCTATGCCATCAGGAGGAGCCTCTATGTTCCAATCGACGATCCCGTTGTCGCGGATGACATGGCGATCTCGACGAGGGTCGTGCTCAACGGTCATCGACTCGTTTACGAAGCCCGGGCGGTTACGTATGAAGATGCTCCAGCCCGCGGACGGCAGGAGTTTCTCAGAAAGGTGCGCATCACCAACCACAGCGTGCGTGCGCTTCTGGGCCTGGGAAGAGATCTCTGGCTGTCCGGTTTTTACTCAATCAAACTGCTGTCGCACAAGCTCCTGCGCCACCTGGCTCCGTTCTGGCTGATCGTCCTGTTCTCCTCGAACGTCCTGTTGCTGGGGACCCATCCGGTTTGTGTCAGCACATGGGGATGCCAGGTTCTGTTTTATGTTCTGGCCTTCCTTGGCTGGAGGCTGAGAGAGACCCAGCCGGGCAGGTCGCGATTGTTGTCCGTCCCCTACTTCTTCTGCTTCGTGAATGCCGCGGCACTCCTCGGAGTGTTGTCTGTGCTCATCGGCCGGAGCGTCATGGCCTGGGAGCCCAGAGGCGGGATACCGGCGGCCGGTGATCCACCGACCCCAGTCCGGCAGCGCATGCATCGCGCGGGGTGA
- a CDS encoding lipopolysaccharide biosynthesis protein: MVNRASGEAAIRTFRGVLWSFTAMAGSRLVSLLSMVVLARFLSPHEFGMMAFALVFFIYLDAIGDLGTGTALIYWPDRRHDAAQITFLLNLLAGAVWFGLSISLAPLVAAFFHQPGGTSVLRVLSVSFLIRSVGNTHDALSRKDLGFKARILPEMSLTVTKALVAILLALQGFGVWSLVAGHLAGLTIWTVGMWRITSWRPRWGVPIDLIRPMLRYGRPIVWINVVSSILHHIDLMMVGRMLGTSTLGFYHVANKIVETTIHLQNWAVTQVTFPALSKVRDENGVARSYIRFLQFVSLTTIPAATGLIVLADALVRVLFGTAWTPAVSIVQGLAVYAASRSLGTQGGDVLKAVGKPSLVAWLGALRGIVLLPVLYMAARVSGPMVAWSMAAVTMPSAALSLGYACARVGLKLRQVLRALAPSVSASAVMGAALLVFERMAGPVDSVGGLAGTILLGLTIYLAVLRTVAPGLCRHAWSLLLSSSPRRIHLAAHSLSRNAP, translated from the coding sequence ATGGTGAACCGCGCCTCTGGCGAAGCCGCGATCCGGACGTTCCGGGGAGTCCTGTGGTCCTTCACCGCGATGGCGGGAAGCAGGCTCGTTTCGCTGCTCTCGATGGTGGTCCTCGCGCGGTTCCTCTCTCCCCACGAGTTCGGGATGATGGCTTTCGCTCTTGTCTTCTTCATATACCTGGACGCCATCGGGGATCTTGGAACGGGTACGGCATTGATCTACTGGCCGGACCGGAGACACGATGCAGCTCAGATCACCTTCTTGTTGAATCTTCTGGCCGGCGCGGTTTGGTTCGGTCTGTCGATCTCGCTGGCACCTCTCGTCGCTGCGTTCTTCCATCAGCCAGGTGGCACCAGCGTTCTGCGGGTCCTGTCGGTCAGTTTCCTGATTCGGTCCGTGGGCAACACCCACGACGCCTTGTCCCGCAAGGATCTTGGTTTCAAGGCTCGGATCCTCCCTGAGATGTCCCTCACGGTGACAAAGGCCCTCGTGGCCATCCTCCTGGCCCTACAAGGCTTCGGAGTTTGGAGCCTCGTGGCGGGACACCTGGCGGGGTTGACGATATGGACGGTGGGGATGTGGAGGATCACGTCGTGGAGGCCGCGATGGGGCGTTCCGATTGATCTGATCCGACCCATGCTGCGGTACGGCCGGCCCATCGTCTGGATCAACGTGGTGTCCAGCATCCTTCATCATATCGACCTGATGATGGTCGGAAGGATGTTGGGGACATCGACGCTTGGGTTTTACCACGTGGCCAACAAGATCGTCGAGACGACCATTCACCTGCAGAATTGGGCCGTGACTCAGGTGACGTTCCCCGCTCTATCGAAGGTGCGGGATGAGAATGGAGTCGCCCGGAGCTACATCCGGTTCCTGCAGTTCGTCTCCCTCACCACGATTCCGGCCGCGACGGGACTCATCGTCCTTGCCGACGCCCTCGTGCGCGTGCTTTTCGGCACGGCATGGACCCCCGCGGTCTCAATCGTGCAAGGCCTTGCGGTCTACGCTGCTTCGAGATCCCTCGGGACCCAAGGCGGCGACGTTCTCAAGGCCGTCGGGAAGCCGTCGTTAGTGGCTTGGCTGGGGGCTCTCCGCGGCATCGTTCTCCTGCCTGTGCTCTACATGGCGGCCAGGGTGAGCGGGCCGATGGTCGCGTGGTCGATGGCGGCGGTGACGATGCCGTCCGCCGCACTGAGCCTCGGATACGCCTGCGCTCGCGTGGGCCTCAAACTACGGCAGGTCTTGCGCGCTCTGGCGCCGTCGGTCTCGGCCTCGGCTGTCATGGGAGCGGCCCTGCTGGTTTTCGAAAGAATGGCAGGACCCGTGGACAGTGTCGGAGGGTTGGCTGGCACAATCCTGCTCGGCCTAACGATCTATCTTGCGGTGCTGCGAACAGTCGCCCCGGGCTTGTGCCGTCACGCGTGGAGTCTCCTGCTTTCTTCATCACCGAGGCGCATCCACCTCGCGGCTCACTCTCTGTCGAGGAACGCACCATGA
- a CDS encoding glycosyltransferase produces the protein MNASALTNRALDAKAAPQIRSPIAIFLSRFPLITETFILREMIELERQGQPVRLIPLLRERAVVVHDEARPWIERAEYTPFLSRQIIASNLRLLRRRPLRYFSLIAHILLGCSKSANLFFGALGIFPKSVHLAERLAEEGVSHLHAHYATHPALAVKIVSDITGLPYSFTTHAHDIFVHRAMLKEKIRGASFVRVISRFNQDFLRRLDPSIPREKLPLVRVGIPADQFEPAYTPPSHPQPRILCVAALKPYKGLSVLIETCRRLKAEGWDFVCDIVGDGPLKSAIQEQIACCRLKDRVYLRGSLPQTEVAKLMATCTVFVLPSVVAADGQMEGIPVALMEAMACRRPVITSRLSGIPELVEDGMTGVLVEPADVQGLVGALKRVCGDPRLARRLGEAGRRRVVMRHSLERSVGSLLDLMDRYRSPIRSEAKERLRHLDSPGIRGTRLGLRWEQCRRDSWIAGILVSDAGQVREVVIKHHRTRENQSRAASVRARREYEILSRLQHQISGKLGVPRVLHLDQREATLVMETCDGIPLTRLLTDLRKNWDAGLAEPSLRLCGEWLNSLQRHNPAGGDPFDRIQVLMDRSLEHLSVCRRTLGLSITAEDIRREFETHSGRLSSPSLVPCGVHGDFWPGNIFVGKNQVNVIDFEGYSEGLPFEDVACLLVHLELFFSYPFSRRRVPTLAGAFLTGYLDGARADPAALHLGRMVKGLELLANMRFRESSNRMLRVWQVAYLDKALQGKGRW, from the coding sequence ATGAACGCTTCTGCTCTGACGAACCGCGCTCTCGACGCCAAGGCCGCCCCACAAATACGCTCGCCGATCGCCATCTTTCTTTCCAGGTTCCCTTTGATCACGGAGACGTTCATCCTCAGGGAGATGATCGAGCTGGAGCGGCAAGGTCAGCCGGTCCGTTTGATCCCGCTCTTGAGGGAACGGGCCGTAGTGGTTCATGACGAGGCCCGACCCTGGATCGAACGGGCCGAGTACACACCCTTCCTGTCCCGGCAGATCATCGCCTCGAACTTGCGGCTGCTCCGACGTCGACCGCTGCGCTATTTTTCACTTATCGCCCACATCTTGCTGGGTTGCTCGAAAAGCGCCAACCTCTTCTTCGGAGCCCTGGGCATTTTCCCGAAATCTGTCCATCTGGCGGAGAGGCTCGCTGAGGAGGGCGTGAGCCATCTGCACGCGCACTACGCCACACATCCGGCCCTGGCCGTGAAGATCGTCTCCGACATCACCGGGCTGCCCTACAGCTTCACAACCCATGCCCACGACATCTTCGTTCATCGGGCCATGTTGAAGGAAAAGATCCGGGGCGCTTCGTTCGTGAGAGTCATCTCCCGTTTCAATCAAGACTTCCTGCGCCGTCTGGACCCCTCGATCCCTCGCGAGAAACTTCCGCTGGTCCGAGTCGGCATCCCCGCGGATCAATTTGAGCCAGCGTATACACCCCCGTCGCATCCTCAGCCACGCATTCTCTGCGTCGCGGCCCTCAAGCCCTACAAGGGGTTGAGCGTTCTGATCGAGACCTGCAGGAGACTGAAGGCCGAGGGATGGGACTTCGTCTGCGACATCGTGGGCGATGGGCCGTTGAAATCCGCCATCCAGGAACAAATCGCATGCTGCCGCCTGAAGGACCGCGTGTACTTGCGCGGTTCTCTTCCGCAAACTGAGGTCGCGAAGCTCATGGCGACCTGTACGGTTTTCGTCTTGCCGAGTGTCGTCGCGGCGGACGGTCAGATGGAGGGCATACCGGTGGCCCTGATGGAGGCCATGGCGTGCCGGCGTCCCGTGATCACCTCCCGGCTGTCAGGGATACCGGAGCTTGTGGAAGACGGGATGACGGGCGTCCTGGTGGAGCCGGCCGATGTTCAAGGCCTCGTCGGTGCCCTCAAAAGGGTCTGCGGGGATCCGCGGCTCGCGCGGCGGCTGGGCGAAGCAGGTCGGAGAAGGGTGGTCATGCGGCACAGCCTGGAGCGATCGGTCGGGAGCCTGCTCGACTTGATGGACCGATATCGATCGCCCATCCGGTCCGAGGCGAAAGAACGGCTCCGGCATCTGGACTCTCCAGGCATCCGTGGCACTCGTCTCGGGCTCCGCTGGGAACAATGCCGGAGGGATTCCTGGATCGCCGGAATTCTCGTGTCGGACGCGGGCCAGGTGCGTGAGGTGGTGATCAAGCATCATAGAACCCGCGAAAATCAGTCGCGCGCCGCCTCTGTCCGTGCCAGGCGTGAGTATGAAATCCTCTCACGACTGCAGCATCAGATCTCCGGCAAGCTGGGAGTTCCGCGTGTGCTGCACCTGGACCAAAGAGAAGCGACACTGGTGATGGAGACATGTGACGGCATTCCCCTGACCAGGCTTCTCACAGATCTCCGGAAAAACTGGGACGCAGGGCTCGCCGAACCCTCTCTCAGGCTCTGCGGAGAATGGCTGAACAGCCTCCAGCGGCATAACCCGGCTGGCGGTGATCCCTTCGACCGGATCCAGGTCCTGATGGACAGATCCCTCGAGCACCTGTCAGTCTGCAGAAGGACCTTGGGTCTCTCCATCACGGCGGAGGACATCCGACGTGAGTTCGAGACTCACTCCGGTCGTCTCTCCAGCCCCTCCCTCGTGCCTTGCGGCGTCCACGGGGACTTCTGGCCCGGCAACATTTTCGTCGGGAAGAACCAGGTGAACGTCATCGACTTCGAGGGCTATTCCGAAGGCCTTCCGTTCGAGGACGTGGCGTGCCTCCTGGTACACCTCGAGCTGTTTTTCAGCTACCCGTTCTCGAGGAGACGAGTTCCGACTCTGGCCGGCGCGTTCCTGACAGGATATCTCGATGGGGCGCGCGCCGATCCGGCGGCCCTTCACCTGGGGCGGATGGTGAAAGGCCTGGAGCTGCTCGCCAACATGCGTTTCCGAGAGTCGTCGAACCGGATGTTGCGCGTCTGGCAGGTTGCCTATCTGGATAAGGCTCTCCAGGGGAAAGGCAGATGGTGA
- a CDS encoding O-antigen ligase family protein codes for MRGHASSGGPLEFPRGGLGIIGTLGIVLLTVLIGYLATLDALLLEVHFSPTGTNLLALAILVALGVTVLKYPRLALISLVVFIFLNLSQLLVRFHSLPSVLQFAILPVAATAWIHRDPRIGMARLGNSLTVSLFGYTLIVFFSTIRASDQLLADQRCLMLSKALALHCLVVLLARDRRELKWALWAVFGAAALLAGLGVWQVLTGQYGWEWGGLARVKYAQIYDTTFEPRVAGPLGDPNFFAQILLLALPLGLFASPRKAGRLKRVVICASAMLIGAGIIFSYSRGGALSLGVVLVLWVALHRHDWSKLILGIAVLLVLLLLVPGGFKRRMTTIPQILPGSGGVLHPDSSFENRKLLARAGWRLFETHFILGVGAGNFTTHFDKFADEVGSAARDYDDPAQLHYPHNLYLEIGTETGVPGLMAFSIVLAATFFQLSGARKRLLKAGDQETADLARAMQVSCVGFLVSSIFLHLQYPRYFWLILALVAALSNVAQEKDARE; via the coding sequence GTGCGCGGCCACGCGTCGTCGGGGGGGCCCCTGGAATTCCCGCGCGGAGGCCTCGGAATCATCGGGACGCTCGGCATCGTCCTTCTGACGGTTCTCATCGGTTATCTCGCCACACTCGACGCGCTGCTGCTCGAGGTCCATTTTTCGCCGACGGGGACGAATTTGTTGGCGCTCGCGATTCTTGTCGCGCTCGGCGTCACGGTGCTCAAATACCCCAGGCTCGCGCTGATTTCGCTCGTCGTTTTCATCTTCCTGAATCTATCCCAGCTCCTCGTTCGCTTTCACTCTTTGCCTTCGGTTCTCCAGTTTGCGATCCTCCCGGTGGCGGCGACGGCGTGGATTCACCGCGACCCGAGGATCGGGATGGCTCGTCTTGGGAACTCATTGACGGTTTCACTCTTTGGCTACACTCTCATCGTCTTCTTTTCGACGATCAGGGCCAGCGACCAGCTCCTGGCCGACCAGCGCTGCCTGATGCTCTCCAAAGCTCTGGCGCTGCATTGCCTGGTGGTCTTGCTGGCAAGAGACCGGAGGGAGCTGAAATGGGCACTGTGGGCTGTTTTCGGCGCTGCGGCTCTACTGGCCGGCCTTGGAGTGTGGCAGGTCTTGACCGGGCAGTACGGTTGGGAATGGGGCGGGTTGGCTCGAGTCAAGTATGCCCAGATCTACGATACGACCTTCGAGCCTCGAGTTGCCGGGCCCCTTGGTGATCCAAACTTCTTTGCGCAAATTCTCCTCCTTGCACTGCCGCTGGGTCTGTTCGCTTCCCCGCGCAAGGCGGGACGGCTCAAGCGGGTCGTCATCTGCGCTTCCGCAATGCTCATCGGCGCCGGAATTATCTTTTCGTATTCGCGCGGAGGGGCGCTTTCCCTCGGCGTCGTCTTGGTGTTGTGGGTGGCGCTGCACAGGCATGACTGGAGCAAGCTGATCCTTGGGATCGCGGTGTTGCTCGTCCTTCTGCTCCTCGTGCCGGGAGGCTTCAAACGTCGCATGACCACCATTCCCCAGATCCTGCCCGGAAGCGGAGGTGTGCTGCATCCCGACAGCTCATTCGAAAATAGGAAGCTTCTCGCAAGGGCGGGCTGGCGTCTCTTTGAGACGCATTTCATTCTGGGCGTGGGTGCAGGCAATTTTACGACTCATTTCGACAAGTTCGCGGATGAGGTGGGTTCCGCGGCCCGTGACTATGACGATCCGGCCCAACTTCATTACCCGCACAACCTGTATCTCGAGATCGGAACCGAGACCGGAGTTCCAGGGTTGATGGCGTTCTCAATCGTCCTCGCCGCCACTTTCTTTCAGCTCTCCGGAGCCCGCAAAAGGCTGTTGAAGGCAGGGGATCAGGAGACCGCGGACCTTGCCCGGGCCATGCAGGTCTCGTGCGTCGGCTTTCTGGTCTCGAGCATTTTTCTCCACCTGCAGTATCCCAGGTATTTCTGGCTGATCCTGGCCCTGGTGGCGGCGCTATCGAATGTCGCGCAAGAGAAGGATGCTCGCGAATGA
- a CDS encoding sugar transferase produces the protein MKSVAKRQVDVVVSVLLFALLSPLLLVAALGIWLTSPGPVIFVQRRLGYARRIFSMYKLRTMRVGAEKLETMLAAGRPARTFFKVEDDPRVTGLGRWLRKYSVDELPQLYNVLRGDMSLVGPRPLLISEVKHFPFARYGRRFTVRPGMTGLWQVSGRNDCSDRDRLNYDLAYVHEWSFWFDLQILLRTVPVVLRARGAY, from the coding sequence ATGAAGTCTGTCGCAAAGAGACAGGTCGATGTCGTGGTATCGGTCCTTCTCTTCGCGCTGCTCTCGCCTCTCCTGCTTGTGGCCGCGCTGGGCATCTGGCTCACCAGCCCGGGACCGGTCATCTTCGTCCAGAGAAGGCTCGGCTACGCGCGTCGGATCTTCTCCATGTACAAATTGCGCACGATGCGGGTAGGGGCGGAGAAGCTCGAAACGATGCTGGCGGCTGGGCGGCCGGCGCGGACCTTTTTCAAGGTTGAAGACGACCCGAGGGTCACGGGACTCGGACGATGGCTCCGAAAGTACAGTGTCGATGAGCTGCCGCAGCTCTATAACGTGCTGCGAGGAGACATGAGCCTCGTGGGGCCGCGCCCTCTCCTGATCAGCGAGGTCAAGCACTTTCCGTTTGCTCGGTACGGGCGTCGCTTCACCGTGCGCCCAGGCATGACCGGCTTGTGGCAAGTCAGTGGACGCAATGACTGCAGCGATCGAGATCGGCTGAACTATGACCTCGCTTATGTCCACGAATGGAGCTTCTGGTTCGACCTGCAGATCCTTCTGAGAACCGTGCCGGTGGTGCTCCGAGCCAGAGGAGCGTACTAG
- a CDS encoding glycosyltransferase family 4 protein produces MSSLADGGAEHVTVTLVGALLARGVGATVCTVTNRGDGSPAELLREAGIPRVDLGARRLADPSAFVRYLKLLRSRRFDLVHAHGQDASILAAAARPLVNTPLILTRHVLEEPRANWRQRLRARAALAAARRADALIAVSREAADAWARLAGISRASVRVLYNGIDVMRYRRTGLSSQCAAIRKALGFGSDERLLLMASVLREGKGHEVMFQALPLIRSRVPCTFLLVAGSGNQETALRRQAAELGEAVRFLGSRQDVPELLAACDVAVLPSHMDALPTFLLEAAAARRPAVASRVGGIPEIIEHGRTGLLVPQGAPGPLADAILEILLNPSRSREMGAAAGRAVTRFSLHESVEKTLSVWNEVVQACRH; encoded by the coding sequence ATGAGCTCGTTGGCCGACGGAGGGGCGGAGCACGTGACCGTCACGCTGGTCGGAGCCCTGCTGGCACGCGGCGTCGGCGCGACCGTATGCACCGTCACGAATCGAGGGGACGGTAGTCCAGCGGAACTGCTGCGGGAGGCAGGCATTCCGCGCGTGGATCTCGGAGCCCGGCGGCTCGCCGACCCGTCGGCTTTCGTTCGGTACTTGAAGCTCTTAAGATCTCGACGGTTCGACCTCGTTCATGCTCACGGCCAGGATGCCTCGATCCTGGCCGCGGCGGCTCGGCCCCTCGTGAATACCCCTCTGATCCTCACCCGTCACGTGCTCGAGGAGCCCCGCGCGAACTGGCGGCAGCGGCTAAGGGCTCGGGCCGCGCTGGCAGCCGCCCGACGCGCCGATGCGCTCATCGCTGTCTCTCGGGAGGCCGCCGACGCATGGGCCAGGCTGGCGGGAATCTCACGAGCATCGGTTCGAGTTCTTTACAACGGGATCGACGTGATGCGCTACCGACGCACAGGACTGTCTTCTCAATGCGCGGCGATCCGTAAGGCTCTGGGGTTCGGCTCGGACGAGAGGCTTCTTCTGATGGCTTCCGTCCTGCGCGAGGGGAAGGGGCATGAAGTGATGTTCCAGGCCTTGCCCTTGATCCGGTCGAGGGTTCCCTGTACGTTTCTGCTGGTCGCCGGCAGCGGCAACCAGGAAACTGCCCTTCGGCGACAGGCGGCCGAACTCGGCGAAGCCGTGCGCTTCCTCGGGTCTCGACAGGATGTGCCTGAACTCCTCGCCGCCTGCGATGTGGCGGTTCTCCCCTCTCACATGGACGCCCTGCCAACGTTCCTCCTGGAGGCCGCAGCGGCCCGACGGCCGGCCGTGGCCAGCCGAGTTGGAGGCATTCCAGAGATCATCGAACATGGTCGTACGGGTCTTCTGGTGCCACAGGGTGCACCGGGCCCTCTGGCAGACGCCATTCTCGAGATCCTGCTCAACCCCTCGCGCTCCCGGGAGATGGGGGCGGCGGCGGGGCGAGCCGTGACGCGGTTTTCGCTGCATGAGTCCGTCGAGAAGACACTTTCCGTCTGGAATGAGGTGGTGCAAGCTTGCCGGCACTGA
- a CDS encoding glycosyltransferase family 4 protein yields the protein MPALKITWSLPVRGESLSGGRGDLVRARNLVAALQRAGHEVRVVQAVEGIGSELMVAGYRRVLNRLLPRKPALILRDLGRIAHGHLHGLRVVRAAHEHHADLVIETQVGFASSNCFLSPRTGTPLILDDCSPSSEERTLGSGLPGLAAATLRRQAQFARVVVAVSSAARGALVAEGIPEDKVWVVPNGVDVDAFKRSRHPGVRQEARSRFGFRDDEIILGFSGSFQSWHRAELLVEAVARLRHHYPVRGMFVGDGPTYARALALALERGVDDRVIALGSVAPEEIPMVLSAWDVGLLPGSNFYGHPMKLVEYAAAGLACVAPDLPAIREELRADETGLLFREGDLESLCAVLALLITDHSLRKRLGQAGRESAFRSASWDQRARSLLRPLGL from the coding sequence TTGCCGGCACTGAAAATAACCTGGAGCTTGCCGGTCAGGGGTGAAAGTCTCTCCGGAGGTCGCGGCGATCTCGTGCGCGCGCGCAATCTGGTAGCCGCCCTTCAACGTGCCGGCCACGAAGTACGAGTCGTCCAGGCCGTTGAGGGAATCGGATCGGAGCTCATGGTCGCCGGCTACCGGCGCGTCCTGAACCGTCTTCTGCCCCGGAAGCCGGCCCTGATACTGCGCGACCTTGGCCGCATCGCGCACGGTCACCTGCACGGCCTACGGGTCGTGCGTGCGGCTCATGAACACCACGCCGATCTGGTGATTGAAACCCAGGTCGGGTTCGCCTCATCCAACTGCTTTCTCTCCCCAAGAACCGGCACGCCGCTCATCCTGGACGACTGCTCTCCCAGCAGCGAAGAACGAACTCTCGGATCGGGTCTCCCCGGCCTCGCGGCCGCCACCCTGAGGCGCCAGGCTCAATTCGCCCGGGTCGTCGTCGCGGTGTCATCGGCCGCCCGCGGGGCGCTCGTGGCCGAAGGGATCCCGGAGGACAAGGTGTGGGTGGTGCCCAACGGTGTGGATGTCGATGCATTCAAACGTTCTCGGCACCCCGGCGTGCGCCAGGAGGCCCGCAGCCGCTTTGGATTCCGTGACGACGAGATCATCCTGGGCTTTTCCGGCTCCTTCCAATCGTGGCACCGCGCCGAGCTGCTCGTCGAGGCCGTAGCCAGGCTGCGGCATCACTATCCAGTCCGTGGGATGTTCGTCGGCGACGGCCCCACCTACGCGCGGGCCCTGGCGCTGGCTCTAGAGAGAGGAGTTGACGATCGCGTGATCGCACTCGGTTCGGTCGCCCCGGAAGAGATTCCGATGGTGCTGAGCGCATGGGACGTTGGGCTGCTGCCGGGATCGAACTTCTACGGTCACCCGATGAAACTCGTCGAGTATGCGGCGGCCGGACTCGCGTGCGTCGCCCCCGATCTCCCGGCCATTCGCGAGGAGCTCCGGGCGGATGAAACGGGCCTGCTCTTCCGGGAGGGCGATCTCGAATCTCTGTGCGCCGTTCTCGCGCTGCTGATCACGGACCACTCGCTCAGAAAGCGCCTGGGGCAGGCCGGTCGGGAATCCGCATTCAGGAGTGCTTCGTGGGACCAACGAGCGCGAAGTCTTCTCCGCCCGCTGGGGTTGTAG